One Streptomyces sp. R28 DNA window includes the following coding sequences:
- a CDS encoding STAS domain-containing protein: MTLPRLTIYRHDRRKRALITLAGEIDLESAPLVCAALARCLSDGIRIVDVDLTPVTFCDCSGLNVFLYAAQRTREAGGILRLHNPPPSLARILELTGCGFLVVGLPLGHLPPSLGDVPDPVAPALPERSVPLVAVLSGDVR; the protein is encoded by the coding sequence ATGACCCTCCCACGGCTCACCATCTATCGTCATGACCGACGGAAACGGGCACTGATCACCCTGGCTGGTGAGATCGACCTGGAATCGGCACCGCTGGTGTGCGCAGCACTGGCGCGATGCCTGAGCGACGGCATCCGCATCGTCGATGTCGACCTCACCCCCGTGACCTTCTGCGACTGCAGCGGCCTCAATGTCTTCCTCTACGCCGCGCAGCGGACCAGGGAGGCCGGCGGGATCCTACGACTGCACAACCCGCCACCATCACTGGCGCGGATCCTCGAGCTCACCGGCTGCGGGTTCCTGGTTGTCGGCCTTCCGCTCGGGCATCTGCCACCGTCTCTCGGGGACGTCCCTGACCCGGTCGCTCCGGCCCTGCCGGAGCGGAGTGTTCCGCTGGTGGCTGTCCTGTCGGGCGATGTGCGGTGA